In the genome of Odocoileus virginianus isolate 20LAN1187 ecotype Illinois chromosome 17, Ovbor_1.2, whole genome shotgun sequence, the window TCTGGCTTCAACTAACCTGCAAGTAAACTATGCCCCATATAAACTACAGTGATGGACAGTACATCTCTACAACTGATGGGCCACCAGCAGTGGTGGGCTTGTTTCAGGGTCAAAAATGAGCAACAAGCCCACCTTGTTTTTTGGTACCAGTTGACAAGGAAACTATCACTTCAAAGGGAAAAGGCCACAAATATTTAAATTCACAACCTACTAAAGGGTCCAACTAAATGCCAGAGCATGAGCAGCAGCTAATACTTCAGGAACAGGCCAATTCTCTCCCAAAGGTTAACGAACATATCATTCTCTCCCCGATGATCCTCAGCCAGCCACATTGTTTCTGAATAGATGCTTCTTCCCAATCACAGACTTTCTCAGATTAAAATATCTTGGAAGCAGAAGATGGCCTCTCAAATCTACCAGCAATTTTAGCACCAGCTCAGGAGCGAAAAACGGCTGTTTACCTCATGAAATGTTGGTGACATGGAAGCTGCTTAAGAGATTGCTTTAAATCTTTTATTAATCACTAGCTGCAGGTTACAGCTAGAATTTATGGAAGTTCTCACttaacccgtgtcccctgcattgggagtgcagtcttaacaCCCAGACTGCTAGTTCCCTGGAACTTGTGTATCTGAATTTTGATTTAGATAGACTTGTTTACTGGTTCTCAGATGCCTCTCTAATGACCAAACATACCCAGAAAAAGATAAGCCCAAGCTAATGTTCTGGTTCCAAACCATCTTTCATTTTATCACGACTGCATCTGATGCTTGGGACAACAGATTTTCACCGAAGAGTAACGGTGAAAAAAGCAGTTTACGTTTCAACCCATCGTCTGTTAATAAAGTGCAGGATGTCCAACAAGATGACCTGAACACCAGCACATACCTGAACTTCATCGTCCTTTCGGATGGGCATGGATCGAACGTTGTACTTCTGTCTCAGCTCTTTAGAAAGAGGAGAAGACATAATTTTCCTGCGAATGTGGGAAGGTGCATTGAAATGCCTTTTTCGATTCTTGCTTCGGTCAGAAGTCACAAAGGGATTGAACTTCATTTTGgctaaataaaaagttaaaagaggtGTAAACCCTTAAAGGACCAAAATCTCATTCAGTTTACAAACAAGTATCTGCAACAATTTCATCTTGAAAGTTTACAATGCTCACAAAACCTGTCACATTAActttcccgatcccccctcccgcctccctctccatcccatccctctgggtcttcccagtgcaccagccctgagcacttgtctcatgcatccaacctgggctggtgatctgtttcacccttgatagtatacttgtttcaatgctgttctctttgaacgtcccaccctcgccttctccctgggatttttaaaattaattacagaATAGAAGAATTTCCCATAGCTCACAGACCTATTGGAATTAACCTTTTTGTTTACACTCTCAAACTccttgtgttagtcgctcagtcatgtccgactctttgtgaccccacggactgtagcctgccaggctccgctgttcaTGGACTTCTTCTAGGCATGAACACTATAGTGCCTaaccagccattcccttcttcagatcTTCCCGATGCTGGGGtggaacccggtctcctgcattgcaggcggattctttaccgtcttagccaccagggaaacccaaactcCACAATTACTGCGTAAGGAAGCTAAGACAGTGCTTATATCTCTGTTAATTAGGGTAAAGGAGACTTGAAAACTCAATTCAAACGTATTACCACGTTTCAGAAAAAACAATCAACGTTAATCTACGGAACGGAGCCTGCACATTAAGTCTCCTCccaaatgaatgaaatcaaaccCTATATCCCGAACCTGGAAAACGCACAGAACTCGGGTCCAAAAAGTCTTCCAACGGGCGTGCGAGGCCTGAAAGTTTTACCAAGAAACTACCCAAGACCATTCTTTAGGAAACTATTCTGCCCAGACGAGACACCATTGCCACAGGGTCTCTCCCCTTCAGCTCCCGTTTCCAAGTCTCAAAaccctctttcctcctccttcctccggCCCGGCAGCCCTTGAGCTTAGAAGAAAAGCCAAGACCATCCTGGCCCCCCTCCTTAGCTGCTATTCGACCGCCGGAACAGTACTGGGGCACTCCGGGTCGAAAATCACCGTGCCCTTGAACAGATGGTTGCGGATTATTATACGCTTCGTCCCGGGAAACACTTACCCGCCGGCGTTTCAGCGATGGCCACAGAAGGGAAGAGATCTGCAGGCTGCTTCCGGTTCTGTAAGTTTCCGCAAGATCTCGCGAGATCGATGTTTCTTGAGCAAGAGAGGCACAGAGTTTGAACGCGGAGAGGAAACTGGGAAAACATCGATGACTAGCGCCGTCTCGTGGCTCGGAGGGGAACTGCGAGGGACTGCAAAATTTTTTCTCCAGGTCCTGGAGTCTCCGATGGGAGTCCTGGATTCTGCAGCTGTGTCCTCTGGGGACGATAGTTCCCGGGCGAGTGGTGGGACCTGTTCGGGGTCTTACTGTCGTGGAGGGTGTTGAGGAAGTGAGCGGCCCCAGGGACCTGTGTCCCTTCACTCTCGAATACCAGACGGGAGTGTCCTATATTTGACCGCCAGGTGGCGCTGGGACTCCAGCTAGCTGGTCACCTCGGTTACCTGGACATCCCAGGCAAAGGCCGTGGGCCTGTCGAGTATTCGTGTCGCGTAACCAGCTCCAGCCCGGCGCGTGCTGCCGCTTGAACACACCCGAGTGTGCGGACTCTTTCTCGAGGCCCGCCAGAGATTCGGCTCCCGCCAGCGAGGGGCCTTCGAGGACTTGGGCCGCGAGTCTGTCCCCACAATCCCGGGAAAATAGCAC includes:
- the RPL26 gene encoding large ribosomal subunit protein uL24, producing MFSQFPLRVQTLCLSCSRNIDLARSCGNLQNRKQPADLFPSVAIAETPAAKMKFNPFVTSDRSKNRKRHFNAPSHIRRKIMSSPLSKELRQKYNVRSMPIRKDDEVQVVRGHYKGQQIGKVVQVYRKKYVIYIERVQREKANGTTVHVGIHPSKVVITRLKLDKDRKKILERKAKSRQVGKEKGKYKEETIEKMQE